A portion of the Blastocatellia bacterium genome contains these proteins:
- a CDS encoding OsmC family protein — protein MDEVRVVLADDELFVGQSPTGRALVLDVNRQRDSAPGPMHLLLIALGACTASDVESILKKKRQKITHYEVRVSATRRESYPRIWENIMVRHILRGPNLSEKAVRDAVHLSATKYCSVSAMLREATTVTMTYEIERE, from the coding sequence ATGGATGAAGTGAGAGTTGTTCTCGCCGATGATGAACTCTTCGTGGGTCAATCACCGACGGGTCGGGCTCTTGTCCTTGATGTGAATCGCCAGCGCGACAGCGCCCCCGGACCAATGCACCTGCTGCTCATCGCGCTTGGAGCCTGTACCGCGTCCGATGTGGAAAGCATTCTCAAGAAGAAGCGACAGAAGATCACCCATTACGAAGTTCGCGTGAGCGCCACGCGGCGCGAAAGCTATCCCCGGATTTGGGAAAATATCATGGTGCGGCATATTCTCCGGGGGCCCAATCTGTCGGAAAAGGCCGTCCGCGATGCCGTTCACCTCTCAGCGACGAAATATTGCAGCGTCTCGGCGATGCTGAGGGAAGCCACCACGGTGACGATGACGTACGAGATCGAACGGGAGTGA
- a CDS encoding ThiF family adenylyltransferase: MMEKYSRQILFVPIGEAGQRRLLQSHVAVIGCGALGGVQIEALARAGVGRLRLVDRDFVEESNLQRQVMFDEQDARDRLPKAIACQRRIARINSDIQVEALVTDVTNRNIEKIIGDVDLVLDGTDNFETRFLINDACVKWGKPWIYGAVVGSYGLTMTIRPGETPCFRCLLETLPPPGTSPTCDTVGVLLPAVMMVASIQVSEALKILTGNIEALHGGLVQVDVWPLALHRVSLKNVQRSSDCLTCQRRVFEFLDARTKQVALTLCGRDAVHISRVGEASLNLSDVAERLRPLGEVIVKEFLLIFRVDGYELNLFPDGHCIIKGTTDTAQARSLYARYIGI; this comes from the coding sequence ATGATGGAAAAGTACTCGCGGCAGATTCTCTTTGTCCCCATCGGCGAGGCGGGACAGCGACGACTTCTCCAAAGCCATGTGGCTGTCATCGGGTGTGGGGCGCTCGGTGGCGTGCAGATCGAAGCACTTGCGCGGGCTGGCGTCGGTCGGCTGCGCCTGGTTGACCGCGATTTCGTCGAGGAATCGAATCTCCAGCGCCAGGTCATGTTCGACGAACAGGATGCGCGCGATCGCCTTCCCAAGGCCATCGCCTGTCAACGACGCATCGCCCGCATCAACTCGGATATTCAGGTCGAAGCCCTGGTCACTGATGTCACCAACCGAAATATCGAGAAGATCATCGGCGATGTGGACCTCGTCCTGGACGGAACGGATAATTTCGAGACGCGCTTCCTCATCAATGATGCCTGTGTGAAATGGGGAAAACCCTGGATCTATGGAGCGGTCGTTGGGTCTTATGGATTGACGATGACGATTCGTCCGGGCGAGACTCCCTGTTTCCGCTGCCTGCTGGAGACGCTTCCCCCGCCCGGAACTTCTCCGACCTGCGACACGGTGGGCGTGCTCCTCCCCGCCGTCATGATGGTTGCTTCCATCCAGGTCTCCGAAGCCCTCAAGATTCTCACGGGCAACATCGAGGCGCTCCACGGAGGCCTCGTTCAGGTGGATGTCTGGCCGCTCGCACTTCATCGCGTCTCCCTGAAAAATGTTCAACGGTCGTCTGACTGTTTGACCTGTCAGCGCCGCGTCTTTGAATTCCTCGACGCGCGAACGAAGCAGGTGGCCCTGACGTTGTGCGGCCGTGATGCCGTTCATATTTCCCGCGTCGGCGAGGCCTCGCTGAACCTCAGCGACGTGGCCGAACGACTGCGGCCGCTCGGCGAAGTCATCGTGAAGGAATTTCTTCTCATCTTCCGGGTGGACGGTTACGAGCTGAATCTTTTTCCTGACGGTCACTGCATCATCAAGGGAACAACAGATACGGCGCAGGCCCGAAGCCTCTACGCTCGCTACATTGGGATTTGA
- a CDS encoding ubiquitin-like small modifier protein 1, producing MAITVRIPQPLRRFTNNLDLVEASGRTIRDLFHSLEKQFPGITERLFDETGQLRRFVNIYVNGEDIRFLDGLTTEVTDGAEVSIVPAVAGGKG from the coding sequence ATGGCAATAACGGTACGTATACCACAACCTCTTCGCCGCTTCACCAACAATCTCGATCTGGTCGAGGCCTCGGGGCGAACGATCAGGGATCTCTTTCACTCGCTGGAGAAGCAGTTTCCCGGCATTACCGAGCGATTGTTCGACGAGACCGGTCAGCTTCGCCGCTTCGTCAACATCTACGTCAATGGCGAGGACATTCGCTTCCTCGACGGACTCACGACTGAAGTGACCGACGGAGCCGAAGTATCCATCGTTCCCGCCGTCGCCGGAGGGAAGGGATAA
- the thrC gene encoding threonine synthase, translating to MSYVVGLSCRICGSHYPVEPRAICDECFGPVEVDYDYDRIAGAINPDVIASRPPTMWRYREFLPVNEQPRVGRETGFTPLIRAERLGAALGLKNLYIKNDAVNHPTLSFKDRVVAVSISKALEFGFQIVGCASTGNLANSVAAGAAAAGLRAYIFVPENLEVPKIVGTRVYGAEVIGIRGNYDDVNRLCNEIADAFPWALVNVNLRPFYAEGSKTVGFEIAEQLGWRVPDAIVVPMAGGALITKIYKAWQELRRVGLLPEVKTRMFGAQASGCNPISAAVKAGTDEIVPVKPNTIAKSLAIGNPADGYFAARLIRETGGWAEDASDREIIEGIALLAETEGIFTETAGGVTVAVTRKLIAQGWIAPDDLTVIAITGNGLKTAEAVDIEPPHSISPTLSEVRKLVEQGSVVGSYRR from the coding sequence ATGAGCTACGTCGTTGGTTTGAGTTGTCGGATCTGCGGGAGTCACTATCCGGTCGAACCGCGGGCCATTTGCGACGAATGTTTCGGTCCGGTTGAAGTGGATTACGATTATGATCGGATAGCGGGAGCCATTAACCCGGATGTAATTGCCTCTCGGCCTCCGACGATGTGGCGGTATCGTGAGTTCCTGCCCGTGAACGAGCAGCCGCGCGTCGGGCGCGAAACGGGCTTCACTCCCCTGATTCGAGCCGAGCGTCTGGGCGCTGCCCTCGGGTTAAAGAACCTCTACATCAAGAATGATGCCGTCAATCATCCCACGCTCTCGTTCAAGGATCGGGTGGTGGCGGTTTCCATCTCAAAGGCCCTCGAATTCGGCTTCCAGATCGTGGGATGTGCCTCTACCGGGAATCTGGCCAACTCGGTGGCAGCAGGTGCGGCGGCGGCCGGGTTGAGAGCCTACATTTTCGTCCCGGAAAATTTGGAAGTACCGAAAATCGTGGGTACCCGCGTCTACGGAGCGGAAGTCATCGGCATTCGTGGCAACTACGATGATGTCAATCGCCTCTGTAACGAGATCGCCGATGCCTTCCCCTGGGCACTCGTGAATGTGAATCTGCGGCCCTTTTACGCTGAAGGATCGAAAACGGTTGGCTTTGAAATCGCTGAACAACTCGGCTGGCGCGTGCCCGATGCCATTGTCGTCCCCATGGCTGGAGGGGCGCTCATCACCAAGATTTATAAAGCCTGGCAGGAGCTTCGGCGCGTCGGACTGCTGCCGGAGGTCAAAACGAGGATGTTCGGCGCTCAAGCCAGCGGCTGTAATCCCATTTCCGCCGCTGTCAAAGCAGGAACCGATGAAATCGTTCCGGTCAAGCCCAACACGATTGCCAAATCGCTCGCTATCGGAAATCCTGCCGATGGATATTTTGCCGCCCGTCTCATCCGCGAAACCGGCGGATGGGCCGAGGATGCCTCGGACCGAGAAATCATCGAGGGGATCGCATTGCTGGCGGAAACGGAAGGGATCTTCACCGAAACCGCAGGCGGAGTGACCGTCGCCGTCACGAGAAAACTCATCGCTCAAGGGTGGATTGCGCCTGACGACCTGACGGTCATTGCCATTACGGGGAACGGACTCAAGACCGCCGAGGCCGTGGACATCGAACCACCGCACTCGATTTCACCGACACTGTCAGAAGTTCGGAAGCTTGTGGAACAAGGGTCCGTCGTGGGCTCCTATCGAAGGTAA
- a CDS encoding threonine dehydratase: MMEPTVSMAEILEARRVIRRYLNRTPLYYYAGLSELIGASVYVKHENHQPIGAFKVRGGINLISRLTPEERKRGVITASTGNHGQSIAYAAQLFGVRAVVVVPVGSNPDKVRAIQRLGAEVIFHGADFDEAREYVEAIAEREGYRYVHSANEPHLIAGVGTIGLEIVEDLPQVDVIIVPVGGGSGAAGISTAVKALNPRIEVIGVQSEGAPAAYLSWRDGRLVATATMTTFAEGLATRVGFEMTVSILRQYLTDFVLVSDDEIRQAMLLMMEATHNLVEGAGAAPLAAALKIKERLRGRTVVLDQSGGNITLESLRNLLATASSAAPV, translated from the coding sequence ATGATGGAGCCTACTGTCAGCATGGCCGAGATTCTTGAAGCCCGGCGGGTGATACGTCGTTACCTCAACCGCACTCCACTCTACTATTACGCCGGATTATCCGAGCTTATCGGAGCCTCCGTTTACGTCAAGCACGAGAATCACCAACCGATCGGAGCCTTCAAGGTACGCGGAGGGATCAATCTCATCTCCCGCCTCACTCCCGAAGAGAGGAAGCGCGGCGTCATTACGGCATCCACTGGCAATCATGGTCAATCCATCGCCTACGCCGCGCAGCTCTTCGGCGTGCGCGCCGTTGTCGTTGTCCCTGTTGGAAGCAATCCCGATAAAGTTCGCGCCATCCAGCGGCTCGGAGCCGAGGTGATCTTTCACGGAGCCGATTTCGACGAGGCCCGCGAGTATGTGGAAGCGATAGCTGAGCGCGAAGGCTATCGCTATGTCCATTCGGCCAACGAGCCCCATCTCATCGCCGGTGTGGGAACAATTGGTCTGGAGATCGTGGAAGACCTTCCCCAGGTGGACGTGATTATCGTTCCCGTCGGAGGGGGAAGCGGTGCCGCCGGGATCTCCACAGCGGTCAAAGCTCTCAATCCTCGGATCGAAGTGATCGGCGTTCAATCGGAGGGAGCACCGGCAGCGTATCTCTCATGGCGCGATGGACGACTGGTCGCTACGGCGACGATGACGACGTTCGCCGAGGGATTGGCAACGCGCGTGGGATTTGAGATGACGGTCTCTATTCTCAGGCAGTATCTGACTGATTTCGTCCTCGTCAGCGACGACGAGATTCGCCAGGCGATGCTGTTGATGATGGAAGCCACGCACAACCTGGTCGAAGGAGCGGGAGCGGCACCGCTGGCCGCCGCGCTGAAAATCAAAGAGCGCCTGCGAGGCCGAACTGTTGTGCTCGACCAGTCGGGAGGAAACATCACGCTGGAATCGCTCCGAAATCTCCTGGCAACGGCATCATCCGCCGCGCCCGTGTGA